The following is a genomic window from Thermodesulfobacteriota bacterium.
CAGTTGCGGAAATTTTTTTTAAGGGCACGGCGCGATGTGTTAAGAGGAATAATGGCGTTTTAGGCTGGATCAACCGGTCAAGCCGCCTATGAGAAAAATGCCCCTAAAAAATTTTCTTGACAGCGGATGAAAGTTCGATATCATCGAACATCATGACGCCATCAGACAACACTACATTCGCACACCGGTTGAAGTCGCTCCTGGAAGCGGCGGACAGGACCCAGGCCGATCTGGTTAAAAGCGGGATCATCTCCAAGAGCTACCTGTCCGGAATCTTGAGCGGCAAGCATCCGGCGCCCGACGTGTCGATCATCAAGGGCATTTGCCGGGAGCTGCGGGTGGACAAAACCGTGGAAAACGAATTGATCCTTCTGGCCGGAAAAGAGTTTGAGCATATTCTGGCCAATGAGGCGGCGGCCGATTTTCTGCGGCGGACCGTGGAAAACGGCTGGGGCGATGAGGAGTGGGAGCGGCATAATCAGGTGATCGACATTATCATTCCCGCCAGGAAAAAGTCTCCGGATGGTGACTGATCCGGGAGCGGGGCGACGGGGGAAAGCATGAACTGGCAGGTTCCTTATTTATCCAGAGCGGACATGGCCCGGCGAGCCGAAGCGCTGCTGGCGGCATACGGGGAGAAAGACGGCAAGCCGGTGGAGCCGCCCGTGCCGGTGGAAGCGATGATCGGCTTCCTGGGGCTCAAATGCGTGTACGTGAATTTTGAGCGGATCAACCAGCCCGGCGTCCTGGGCGCCACCTATGTCAACCGGCGGCTGATCGCCGTCAGCCGGGACCTGCTGGACGAAAGCGTTTGCGGGCGGTCGGCCTTTACCATGGCCCACGAGGTCGGGCACTGGGTGCTTCACCGGCGCCTGGCGGAAAAGGGCGGCGGAGCCGGAAGCGGCGAGGAGATTATTTTCTGCCGCCGGGAGGACACCGCAAAACCCGTGGAAAGCCAGGCCAATTATTTCGCCGGCTGCCTGCTCATGCCGGAAGCCCATGTGCGGGAAGCCTTTAGCCGGGTGTTCAAGCCGGAGCGGCTCGATCTGGTCAATGTCCACAGCGATTTTGCCACCTCCATGTTCGGTTTTGATTTCTGCGTGGAGAACTGGCCCCGCATCGCCGCGACGGTTTGTGAGGCCGGCGGCTTTGACAATGTCTCGCTTCAGGCCATGATCATCCGGCTGCAGAACCTGGGGCTGGTGGTCAATCATACCCGCCAGGCCATGGGCTGGGCGAGAAAACCGGGGATGACGGCTACGGCTTAAAAAATATTTTTTTTGCCGGTAAGGTTCGACGCTATCGAACAAATCCGGCGGGTGAACGCGACTCCGCCTGTCCAGACCCTTTGTTTCCGAAGCAGTACCAGAAAAACGGGTAATGGCGCGGTGAGAGTTCGATAACATCGAACAAAACAACGGGAGAAGGAATGGAACAGATTGAAGATGCCCTGCGGGCCGGGATCCCTATCCTTTATGTCACGTCTCCGGAAGAGGAACGGGTGGTTACCGCCCTCGAGCAGTCCAGCCGCAGGTTGAAACGGAAACTGTGGCTGTACACGGTCAGCGAAGGCCTGTGGACCGTAGACTTCCCGCCTTCGGAAAACGGGCCGCCGGAACCGGTTTACGGCAAGCCCAATCCGGAGTTCCGCGACCCTGTTGCCCTGCTGCGGAACATCAAGACCACCCATGTGCCTAAAAGAGGGGCGATCTACCTGCTGCTGGATTTTCATGAATTCCTGTCCGATCCGGTGACCCGGCGGCTGCTGCGGGACCTGGGCGCGGTGTTAAAGGCCGCCAACAGTGCCGTCATTATCCTGGCGCCGGTGGCTTCCCTGCCGCAGGTCCTGGAAAACGATGTCTGGTGCCGCGCGTTTCCGCTGCCGACCCGGACGGAACTGGCTGCCAGCCTGGGCCGGTACGCGGAGCGGAACGCGGACGACGGGCTGGCCGGGATCGCCGCCGACCAGGTGCGGGCGGCCGTGGCCGAAGCCGGACGAGGGCTGACGCTCAAGCAGTTTGAGCAAAGCGTCGCCCGGGCCATGGTCCGCCGCCAGGGCATGATAACGGCGGCCGTGGCCGACGATATCGCCCGGGCCCGGAAAGACATTCTGCGGCGGACCGCGGCCCTGACCTGGATTGACGCCGAGCCCGGGCTCAACTGGGGCGGGTTGTCGGCGCTGAAACAGTGGCTGGCGGAGCGGAAGCGCGGCTTTAGCGACGAGGCCCGCCGGGCGGGTTTGCCGGCGCCCCGGGGCATCCTGCTGCTGGGCGTGCCCGGGTGCGGCAAGAGCCTGGCGGCCAGGATGACCGCCGCATTCTGGAACCTTCCCCTGGCGCGGCTGGAGACCGGCGGCCTGTTCACCAGCCGGGTGGGCGGCTCCGAGGAACGGACCCGGCAGGCGATCAGCGCCGTTGAAGCCATCGCGCCATGCGTGTTGTGGATCGACGAGATCGAAAAAGCCATGGCCGGTATCAGCGGATCGGCGGATTCGGACGCCGGCACGGCCTCCCGGGTGTTTGCCGCCCTGGCCACCTGGATGCAGGAGAAAACCGCGCCGGTGTTCGTAGTGGCCACGGCCAACTCGGTGGCGGCCCTGCCGCCGGAACTGCTGCGCAAGGGCCGCTGGGACGAAATTTTCTTCGTGGACCTGCCGGGCCTGGGCGAGCGCCGGGAGATCGCCGAAATCCATTTGAGAAAAGCCGGCCATGACGCGGTCCAGGCGGATGCCCGCCTGATCGCCGAGCACGGGGAGGGGCTTTCCGGCGCGGAGATCGAGCAGGCCATTGTGGCCGGCCGGTACCGGGCATTCGCGGCCGGACGCTCCATGACGGGCGGGGACGTGCTGGCGGCCATGGCCGGCCAGGTGCCCCTGTCCGTGACCATGGCCGAGGAGATAAGCGCCCTTCGCGAATGGGCCGCCGTCCGGGCCAGGCCGGCCTCCGTGGATGATGTGCAGGAACAGCGGGACGACTGGCGCCGGAGAAAGGCGGGCGGGTTGGTGACGTTGCCGGTGGCCGGCCGGTCAACGCAGGATAATTTGGTTATGGATTAAATTTTGCCAAAGGAGGACCTAATGGAAAATGAACAGGAATACGGCGGACTGCCGGTGGCGTTGATCCCGAGGGACCGGTTCTGCCGCCGGCAGGTCCTGCAGGAGGTGGTCGTTCATCCGGACGGCGGCATCGAGGTTCCCTGGGTCACCCCGGCGGCAGCGCCGCTGCTGCGGGAGATCTGGGCCGCGGTCAACGGTGCAGAGTCCTTTCCCGTGGAAGCGGGGGCGGACGGATGGATTTATTGCGGGTGAAAATGAAATAGGGATAAGGTTTAAGGTTCAAGGTTTAAGGTTTAGGGCACAGGGTGCAAGGTTCGGGGTGAAAGGCATTTTTAGAAGGAGGTACAAAGATGTCCATGACGATTTATACCACTATCAGCGGGGTGACCGACCTGGGGCTCATGCTGGAGGCCTTGCAGGCCATGGGTTTGCAGGCCTGGAAAAAAGAGGGGTCAGAGCGGGGCGCCGAAGGGGAACTGGCGGAAGCCTGGATCGAGAACAGACGGATCGGTATTGTCCGGAACGGGAAAACCGGGCAGTTGGCGCTGAAGGGGGACAGCGACTGGCGGGTGCTGAGGGACACCGCCTTTCAGAACCGGCTGCGCCAGCAATACGGGGTGGCGGCTGTCAGAGAGAAAGCCAAGGCCATGAATTATCAGATCTCTTCGATCACGACCCGTCAGGACGGTTCCATTCAGATCCTGGCTACGGCCTGGGGATAAGCCATGAAGAAAACAACCATTGAATTTGTTGTCGGCCGCGACGGCCGTATCCGTTCGCGGGTCCTGGGAGTGAAAGGGCCTGACTGCCGGACTGTTTCCGACGCGTTGAAGCAGGGCCTGGGCAAAGTGGTGTCCGCGGAAAAGACGGCGGAATATTTCGAGACGGCCCGGACCGGGATCCAGGTTCATCTCGGCGGCCCGGATCAGACATGACCGGGGCATGGATGGATCATATCAGTGCCTGAATGTAGGGGAAGCCTGTTCAGGCTTCCAAGAATGCAGGGGCACGGCGCGCCGTGTCCCTACCGGGCAGACGTTTGCGATTTGGTTTGATTGGTCAGCCACTGCCAACCGGCGATGAAGGCCAGCAGGGCCAAACCAATCAGGTCGGTGATCCAGCCGGGCTTGATCAGGGCCAGGGCCGAGGCCGAAATAGCGTAGGCGGCCGTGGTGGGCATGCCCATGCCCAGAACAATGGCGAAGAACATGGTAAAGACCAGGGCCAGCAGCAGGTTGCCCCGGGAATATTCAAAGATGATCATGGCGAACTTCTGGCCCAGACCGGCCATGACGGCCAGGGCGCACAACATTTTTTTCGCATAAGAACCTCCCCTGTTATTGATATCGGGTATAACAGGGGTCGGTACCGGGTGTCAATTTGTCCGGAGCGGGCGGATCATATTTGACATGGCTTTACATTTAAGGTAAAAGTAAAGCATTGCAAACATGAAAGGGACCGTTATGCAGACCGTAAAATTGAGCTCAAAGAATCAGATCGTGCTGCCCAGGGAAGCCAGGGACGCCATGAAACTCAAAGCGCATGACGAGCTTCTGGTCGTTGTCAAGGGCAGTGTGACTATCGTTATGCCTAAGCCCGTGGAATACCGGCCCGAACTGGCCGGGGCGGGCAAAGGCCTTTACCCGAAGTCCTACCTGAAGAAGGAGCGGAAAGATTGGTAAGCCGAAGCCCCGGCAGATTTCTGCAAACTCACCGCCGGATTTATCTCGATACCAGTATTTTCATCTATTTCGTCGAGCGCCATCCTCTTTATTTTGATGTCTGCGATGAGATTTTCCAGAAAGTTGAAGAAGGTCGTATTGAAGCGATGACATCCACCTTGACACTGATGGAGGTCCTCGTCCAGCCTTACCGGGTAAAAAAGGAAGAGATCGTTCTGAAATTCTATGCTCTTATGACGACATATCCCAATCTGAAATGGATAGAATTAACGCTTGGCATTTCAGACCTTGCCGCCAAGCTGCGGGCTGAGCATAGCTTGAAGACGCCGGATGCCATCCAGATCGCATCTGCCCTTTCCGTCGGCGCGACCGGAATTGTGACCAACGATAAGGTCTTTCGGAAAACAAATCAGATTCCATGCCTGGTTCTGGATGAGATGGTCGTAAAAGCTTAAGGATGGTTCCGCTGCCTGGATCGTTCGGTCAAACCGCCTATGACGATGACCACTAAAGGGGCTCCGCCGTGCCCGTTAAGCCCTCCTTGTCGAAGCAGTAGCCGCAGTTGCCGCCGCAGAGGGACACCTCGTCGATATCCTTCTGATCGATGGGAAAATAGCGGCAGGCCCGCGGGCGGCAGGAGCCGTAGATGAGGCATTTCCCCTGCCGGGTCAGCATCGGGCAGACGTTGAGAAGATTGCAGCAGGTGCCGCACTGGCGGCACTCCCCCTGGCGGGCCAGAAGCTGCCGGTTGACATAGCGTTTACGGAAATGGACCATCCACAGGCGTCTGATCTTGCCGGAGGCATGAAGGGCCAGGCGGGTGTCTCCGACGGTTTCCGGCACAATCATCATCAGCCGGTAAAGAAAAGCGGCAAAGGCCGCGGCCTGGCCCCGCCATCGGTGCACCATATGATTAATCATCTGCATATTTCCGTCCCGTTTTATTTAAAATTGACTGCCTTTTTCCGTGCCTTGTGCTAATCTTTTTACCGCGGAAAAATTTTCGAAAATTTTCGTTCCGGAACGGTTAACGTAACCGTTCTACCGGCATGACGGTGGGATATATAAAAAATATTTTATAATTTCAAGAAGTTTTTTCGTAAGGGAGCGCCATGACACTGGCCCGCTTAAAAAGCCTGGAAGATGAGATGAAAAAATGCTTCCGCTGCTCCCTGTGTAAAATGATTCCCCTGCCGGTGGTGGCCAGCCCGGCTTATTCAGACGGCTGCCCGGCCGCCCGGCGGTATCATTTCCACGGATACTCGGGATCCGGTAAACAGATCATGGCCCTGTCGCTGATCGACGGCCGGATCAGCGCCGATGCCGATCTGGCGGAGATCGTGTTCGCCTGCACCACCTGCGGGCTCTGCGACGTGGCCTGTAAATTCATCATGGAGGCGGAACGGCATCAGGTCAACATGGCCCTGCGGGAATATCTGGTGGAGCAGGGCGTTGCCCCCCGGGCGATCAAGGAGCGGGCGGACCGGCTACAGCAATACAGCCATCTCCGCAAACGGGCGGACATTCGTTCCGGGGACTGGGCCCGGGACCTCGGGCTGAAGGTACTGCCCGTG
Proteins encoded in this region:
- a CDS encoding helix-turn-helix transcriptional regulator; the protein is MTPSDNTTFAHRLKSLLEAADRTQADLVKSGIISKSYLSGILSGKHPAPDVSIIKGICRELRVDKTVENELILLAGKEFEHILANEAAADFLRRTVENGWGDEEWERHNQVIDIIIPARKKSPDGD
- a CDS encoding ImmA/IrrE family metallo-endopeptidase, which translates into the protein MNWQVPYLSRADMARRAEALLAAYGEKDGKPVEPPVPVEAMIGFLGLKCVYVNFERINQPGVLGATYVNRRLIAVSRDLLDESVCGRSAFTMAHEVGHWVLHRRLAEKGGGAGSGEEIIFCRREDTAKPVESQANYFAGCLLMPEAHVREAFSRVFKPERLDLVNVHSDFATSMFGFDFCVENWPRIAATVCEAGGFDNVSLQAMIIRLQNLGLVVNHTRQAMGWARKPGMTATA
- a CDS encoding AAA family ATPase → MEQIEDALRAGIPILYVTSPEEERVVTALEQSSRRLKRKLWLYTVSEGLWTVDFPPSENGPPEPVYGKPNPEFRDPVALLRNIKTTHVPKRGAIYLLLDFHEFLSDPVTRRLLRDLGAVLKAANSAVIILAPVASLPQVLENDVWCRAFPLPTRTELAASLGRYAERNADDGLAGIAADQVRAAVAEAGRGLTLKQFEQSVARAMVRRQGMITAAVADDIARARKDILRRTAALTWIDAEPGLNWGGLSALKQWLAERKRGFSDEARRAGLPAPRGILLLGVPGCGKSLAARMTAAFWNLPLARLETGGLFTSRVGGSEERTRQAISAVEAIAPCVLWIDEIEKAMAGISGSADSDAGTASRVFAALATWMQEKTAPVFVVATANSVAALPPELLRKGRWDEIFFVDLPGLGERREIAEIHLRKAGHDAVQADARLIAEHGEGLSGAEIEQAIVAGRYRAFAAGRSMTGGDVLAAMAGQVPLSVTMAEEISALREWAAVRARPASVDDVQEQRDDWRRRKAGGLVTLPVAGRSTQDNLVMD
- a CDS encoding DUF1257 domain-containing protein, coding for MSMTIYTTISGVTDLGLMLEALQAMGLQAWKKEGSERGAEGELAEAWIENRRIGIVRNGKTGQLALKGDSDWRVLRDTAFQNRLRQQYGVAAVREKAKAMNYQISSITTRQDGSIQILATAWG
- a CDS encoding DUF2997 domain-containing protein, yielding MKKTTIEFVVGRDGRIRSRVLGVKGPDCRTVSDALKQGLGKVVSAEKTAEYFETARTGIQVHLGGPDQT
- a CDS encoding AbrB/MazE/SpoVT family DNA-binding domain-containing protein, whose translation is MQTVKLSSKNQIVLPREARDAMKLKAHDELLVVVKGSVTIVMPKPVEYRPELAGAGKGLYPKSYLKKERKDW
- a CDS encoding PIN domain-containing protein → MVSRSPGRFLQTHRRIYLDTSIFIYFVERHPLYFDVCDEIFQKVEEGRIEAMTSTLTLMEVLVQPYRVKKEEIVLKFYALMTTYPNLKWIELTLGISDLAAKLRAEHSLKTPDAIQIASALSVGATGIVTNDKVFRKTNQIPCLVLDEMVVKA